The genomic window TCATCTACGGCGTCGCCTCCTTCTTCTTCGTCTACGCCATCCTGCTGCTGGCCGAGGGCTTCTACACCACCAGCGCCATCAAGAAGGAGCTGCAGAGCGACTTCAAGACCTCCGCCTGCGGACGCTGCATCACCGCCTTCGTaggtcccacacacacacacacacacacacgagcagctgctgcacatcaacacacacactgaccccgCTCTCTGCAAATTAAAGCCTCCAAATGACATTTAATTActtcaatgtttatttatttattttcttaaattagTGTTTACAGGCTCAGAAGAATGGAAACAGTGAGTCATTGTGCGTAACAAGCCGGGACAAGGGTCATGTTGGAGGCACAACCGCACACCTCCACATGTttatgcccacacacacacacacaaacacacacaaacacataagtAAGAAGCAAACACTCAAGAAGCCTTGAGGGGACCCCTGACACAGTTTCCAGCCTGATAACTCCAACTGCTGCAGATGTCCAGTAACATTCCATTCAACATGGACTGTGAATGTGGAAAGAATAAATATTAACTCACGGCTGAAACATTCTCCTTCCTCCAGTTCCTGTTCCTGACCTACATCCTGTTCCTGGCCTTCCTCGCCATCTTCGGCTTCACGGCGATCccggtcttcctcttcttcaacaTGTGGAGCACCTGCGCTGCCATGAGGTCTCCTGACGCCAACATCACCGTGCCCGACTCCATCTGTGTGGACGTCAGGCAGTATGGTCAGTAGCCCACACACAACCATCTCACCCCTTAGCAATGGAACATGGTTTTACCACAACTGAAACCACTGCTAAGATCTGACTCTGATATACTGGTGGATATATATGTTTCtaagatgtcattatcaaaccctAGAAAACAGGACCCTCCAGATAGAATCTAGAAACATATGGTGAACAAACCGAGTCTATTGCACACTGACCAGACTGCTGTGGTGCTAACTAAGCTGTTTTTAACATGATTATTGGACTAATGGGTTAACTGTGTTCCAGAAACACAATCTGGAACATTCTGTGAAAAGTAATAAATTCATTTAACACGTTGCATCTCCCTGCTGCATTCTGATTGGCAGCCTGAGTAGATGGGctcggaccccccccccccccccccccgctgtgcaaCTCGCCTGTAAAGTTTAGGAGAAATTCCTCTGATCAAGCAAAGTGAGCTCAGAAACATTTGCACATGAGAAAACGTGCAGCCCAGACTCACCTGCAGGATCAAAGACTattaaaccaagtgtttcacAAAAGATCCAAAGGGACGTGCTCTGCTTTGTCTCCACGTAAATGAAACACGATCAATTCCAGCCATTGGGCCTCTATGAAAATCCACCTTCCCTCAGAATTATGGCACAGTCTCCTATGATTGCATATCTGCTCATGTGTTCGATGGCCTAATGTACAGCATGTGACCCACATTTGAAAGACAGCTGGCCCGTGCAGAGCAGGACGAGGGTCACATATGCTTCATTGGCAGtcgagctgctgctctgcatgaAATATTAACCCCAATTACCCGGCAGACGACAAATTCTCCTCTGCATCAAGCCGATTCATCGCTGGAGACATTTTTAATCACTAATTTTGGGGAAAGAATTCTGCAAAAAAGTAGATTTTGATGAGAATAATTGATAAAACAAATCCCTGCCTGTGTAAAGAAGTGATTGAAACTCACgacccacagccccccccccccccccctgtgggaTGGGCTCAGCGGCTTGGACAGTTTCCTTTAATCTTTATCCAAGCCTGATTCATAATGCCTGATTCATAATGCCTTCAATCATACAGTCGGACTCGGGGGGGgagaacaaaataataaaagcctCTTGTCTCCGTGTGTGTTTTAACGTTTCATCTTCCTGATCCCGCAGGTATTATTCCCTGGAACGCCTCTCCGGGAAAAGCTTGTGGAGCGACGCTCGGAGACATCTGTAACACGAGTGAGGTGAGAGGACACTGaccgtcttcctctcctctttttaatCCATCTCTCCGTTCCGTCCCTCActggtttctctctctatccacaGTTCTACCTGTCTTACCACCTCTACATCGTCGCTCTGGCCGGCGCCGGAGCCACCGTCATCGCACTGgtaagcagcccccccccccccccccccccttgatcCGCATATGCAAGTTGCCATGGCGCGTTCATCTGTAGCCATAGCAACTCCGCCTCCCACGTTTGCCAGTGTGTCGCCCGGCGGGTTGAGATCCATCCCTGCAGCCGTGAGCGCTCACACAGGGTCAGTGGTTCACtcggctgtggaggaggaggactttTTGTTTTACACGCTCGGATAAATGGGAGATACTAAAAACAAGCGAGAAGCACCTCTCCAGATGTTGTGTTGGGTCAAAGTCCTGAACAGTGTTTTTACAGCCAACTAACAGTGGGCGGTGGATGGAGatagattagagagagagagagggagagagagagagaagcgtCTGATCCACAGAGCATCAGTATCCACGAGAGGAGGACAATGAACTGCTCTGGTTGGTCCTGTATTGGTGAAGGCGTCATCTATATATCACTGAAAAGATCTGgtgccatcatcatcatcatcatcagcagcatccaagttcctcttgtttctcctcaggTCCACTACCTGATGATCTTGGCGGCCAACTGGGCCTACCTGAAGAGCGCCGTGTCCACGCACGAGTACCAGGACATCAAGACCAAGGACGACGCGGACCTGGAGGCCGAGGCGCGCTCCAAGGAGGGCCAGAACTCCTCCTCCTACTCATAAGGATGAGAGGCCGCTCTCCCGCCGCCACCCACCTCCCCTCCACACCTCCAACCCTCACCCCACCACACccgccaccccccccacccccccgtctGTTGAAACAAACCACCTCGGTCGTGTTTGATAGTCCCCCGGCCCGATGAtgctccatcctcctcccctcctccaccatGTTTATTGAGCGCTGTGGGAGCGTACATGCACCGGAGGGGAAGAGGATGGAGGATCTGGAGAAGCGGCCGGCCCCCCGATGGAGGCAGAGGTTCCCGAACAGGGGCGCTCGCCCACCGGGGTCCTTGCTCAGCTACAGTACATCGGTTCAgaagcgtcccccccccccccccccgtgctgcagggcggcggcggctcgtgaACATGGCCCGGCTGTGACGGCCTCGCGCCCTGAGCCAGCACAGCCTCTCCACACagcctaaaaaaaaacattgttcacTGTCTGCTTCGGCCACAGAGAAGCCGGGCAGCGACCAACTTCCTccattttattttggtgttttatatgcatatatatatgaatatgaatatattgtgcgaatgtgtatgaatgttgttttttttaatactctGAAAAGTATGCCAGGTACTCTAACaacctttcttttcttctttttacgtTTTGGCGCTCATAGGTTTTTCTCTCCTTtacttttcttctccatctttaaCTTTCTATTTCTAATGCTTGATACGTGTTGCACTAtttaagagacaaaaaaaatgagGAGAGTGAAAAATCCCCTTAAAACACAAAgcacccccagcccccccccccccccccccccttccccggCTCATAGAAATACCTAAAAATCTCTGATCATGAACATTTACATCAATCAACCGGAGACCAGAGGTGTAGCTCACTTTTAGTTTAGAAGGATAAGTTTTGTGAAAGTTTTTAGATAAGAACATTGAGACATCTCTCTCGTGTGTGTATGACGTTAAGATTCAAACACGAGACAACTAGCTGAAGGTGCGAGGGTCCAACCATTTCTAAACTTACAAATGaacacattaaatattatttgtttattttacacaaaagcgtaagtgtaaaaacaacaagctAGTGTTTACGGAGGCCAGGGTAGATCTTGGCACGTGCAACAAACTAGCTAAAGGCTATGCTATAAACTTACATGCAACCACTTGAATTAAAAAAGAGCAAAATATACTTTATTActaatattattaaattagtAATTGATGTTCTTTGATGTTTTCATCATGATCTTTGATGTaatatcaatcttctcatctaaatCTTTGCAAGAAATCATTGTTtccccattttttttaaaacttctTTAAATTTTTTTGCTACACTTATCACCAGCGGCAGCAAAAATGAAACAACTCTTTTCCGACTTGTTTTtccgtacaaacacacacacacacacacacacacacacacacacacacacacacacctcaggtATCAAACCAAATCAGATCTTAGCCCGTTGCGTTTTTTTCCAAACCCTTATCCTTAATGGATTGATTCGCTGTCCTGTGTGAATTATACATTCGATATGATTCCCTCATTTTGTAAAACTTCTCCTTTTGTGATTGAAGTTCACCTGTAAATATCTTAATCTCACAAAAAAATACGGATTTACACGTCTcccagaaggaggagaacaCAATCAGTGATTTTGCCATGCtcttctattattattattattattttcccacaaatatatgtatatgtaccCTTTGAGATATGTGTTTAGCACTCAAATACTAGTTCTGCATTTGATATAATAATTGTAACGTAACATCTTCAATGATACGTCGTGAGAGGGAAACCGTGCAGTCATGAGATGATGGATTGAGGTGCTCGTGAcgtgtacatttaaaaatgattttagaaaaaaaaatgggaatTGATTTTTTTATGGTTTGATCAGTTTTAGGCAGCTTGTGATTCTGTAACATTGATTTTAATTTCAAAGTTGGAAAAACACgtcacttttttttgtattgtttcctTTTTGCTTTTCGATGTCATGCTTCTCACGTGAGCCACAGAGGCGGGTTCGGATGTTTACACTCTGCATAAAACAAGTCAGGAATTTTCATACATTGATTTTATAATCAAATATGGTTTGATAATCACAAACGATATTCCAAACGGAATGTCACCGGTTAGTTCAcccgtaaaaaaaaacactgaagaagACACATATTTGAACTTTGATGGGATGAAGCATGTCGGTATCGTCCATGTGTGCAGCTGTCTACTCTGTATAAAAAAGGACTATATTGCCATGTGTGTTATGTTTGATAAATATACGTGCTTTGCCGCCAGGTTGATGTAAAGGCAAACTTCAATTTCCTATAAGACGATGCGTGTCAGggtgttgttgtttccttgttgtttgcATGAAGGAGACATGACTGTGTCTTTGCAGTTTTTCAGGTGATGTGTAGTCAATTGTTCTGACAACTATGGTAGGCGGTGTTtgaccccctcctcctcctcctcctcctcctcctcctcccccgcccccctctccaccCACTCTTTTCTAAAGAAAAACTCCATTGTACTTTGATGGCATCGTAGTCCCCTGTAGGTGTTTTcattattggttttattttttaagttggaAATAGTTATATGACTCCTATATAGTGATGATTTTTGTAACCTTCTCTAGTAAAACCGATATTTTTTATTATCGTGACACCGTCGTCTCCTGCCTCTTTCTTGAGTTCGGGTCTCTGAAGTGATCTAAGAATCTAAAATCAACTTCAAATGCAGTTGAAAggaatatttatatgtattacCATACAGTAACTGGGTAAAGAACCCccaaaaatactttatttgatTCAAAACTCCTCCACTCTACATATTcttgtttcttaataaaaatttCTGTCCTAATTCTTCAGAAAATTCCCAgaagaatgtggaaaaaaagactctcgcaatgttaaagtgaaaaaataattcCAGCCATTCTCTCCTGACCCATATTTcctcctcccaccaagtttcatgctAATCCGTTAAGtagttttttgcgtaatcctgcttaaactaagaggaaaacaaacacagatgaaaactcCTTTGGGGAGTAAAAATACCCATAAAACCCAGGATGACCTCTGAAAATGGATTTTTATATTCAAGCAACATTCCACAACTCAAGgtattacattattataattataaatagaAAAGCAGCAGCTTCTTACATTTTTATGCTTGAACCATAAAATCTGAGCCAATTAATTCATGTAACCCATAAAGATAATTTAACCacaacaataaagaaataatagaTGTGTATTTACACCTGTAGTAACCTGAACCCCTCTGCTTGTTGAATATCTGAGCTACCGAGCGCTgcctcaacaaaacaaaaccacatctCACCTCAAACTAGAGGTGTCTGACTCCTCAGACCTCAGTGGAAACCGTCCAGAGACCAGAGTCAGTTGGTTTCTTCACAGCTCTGATGTGGAATCAGGATGTGGGTTCGAGAACATTACGTTTGTGAAACTACTGAACAACCGCAGTCCTGCAGGTGTCTTCCCTCACACGTCGCAGAGCTCACTCAATAGATGCAACACTTGTGAGTTCACGTAATGAACCAAATCATCTTCATTTAGTACACACATTCAAATTGGAACTGGAGAAATCGTCTGAAGCAGTGTGTTTACTCTGAAACCACAAACGGGGGAATATCTCTGACTTTTGATAAATGGGACAAAGagggttttcaaaataaagatatCACGTATTTTCCCTCTATTTCATTTTTGGCCTACTATTTAATTGTGTTGTGCTGGAAGTCATTATAATTATTTGGCAGCATTAGCTGGTTATAATCTAGTTTAATTAAATAACTGTTATACTGGAGGAAAATATTATCTcttataaaacataatttgcaGCAAggacaaaataataaatcactTTTTCACCCCGACTTTCCTGAAGCTTCTTTGGCTTCTAGCTGGTTGGTGTAATGTGGCAAGTACAACATATGAATAGTGATTATTACTGAGGTATATCAAGCAAGTATTCTTCAGTAAGTTTGTTACTAACCACAAATAAATCTATGAAACCTGCAAAGATATATTAgagcttttatttcatttgacgTTCTTTATTGCTTTTCATCGAGTAATAACCGCGTCTCCGAACTTCGAGCTGGTCCACGAAGTTTCCGGTCCCTTGAtggtaaaaaaaggaaaagttgaAAGTTGGCACCGAATGTCGTCCGTTCTTTGAAATGTAATCATCCGTCTTAAAAAGGCTGAAGTGAGAAGAACACCGCAGAATGTTCAGACGCAGCCGGGCAAACACCAGTTCCTCTTTTGGCCGAACCACAAACTGCACCAAGCGTCTCGTGAGCCGGGGCGTTCCTCTcggctcagcagcagctggggtTCGGGCGACTCTTTCTCTGTAAGTCCACCGTGTTGGAGTGGATGAGGTCGTCCGCTCTGTCATCCAACGCCAGGATACCGCGAATCGCCTCCTCGAAGGCCGGCGCCACGTTCGTAGCATCCTTGGCGCATGTCTCAAAGTACGGGTGTCCGCCATTCTCTCCGCACCACCGTCTCGCGTCCTCCCCCGACACCTGGCGCTCCAGCACGTCCACTTTGTTGCCCAGAACCACGAAGGGGAAGTTGTCCGGGTCCTTGACGTCGGCGTAATACGTGAACTCCTTCTTCCAGTTGGCCAGGTTGCGGAAGCTCTGTCGGTCGTCGATGCTGAAGGTGAGCAGGCAGCAGTCGGAGCCGCGGTAGAACGGCGTGCGGAGGCTGCGGAAGCGCTCCTGACCCGCCGTGTCCCAGATCTGCAGCGTGACGCTGTGCCcgtccacctccagctccttgtTGAGGAACTCCACGCCGATGGTGTGGAAGAGGTGCGAGTCGAACTTGTTGGTGACGTAGCGGTTCATGAGGGACGACTTCCCCACGCCGCCGTCACCCAGAAGGATCACCTTCAGGAAAGTTGACTTGGACGTCATGGTCGTGGTCAGAGCAGTTTGAGTCTCCACGAAAGTTTGAGGAAGCCAACAGTGGAGGACGGGGTTTCACCTGAGGAGCAGGAAAACGTTTTAATACCAAAGAGCAAAACAGCAAGGTCAATTTAGAACATTCAAGCTGCTCCATctcctatccactaacatggaggaggcgggatcTATTAACTACACTGCAgcaggccaccagggggcgagtcagacgctttggcttcacttttggatcATGTCTTCCACTTTTATTTACACTCTATAGTATGTAAGCTTCACTAAGGAGGGTATGAAAGTCTTCTCTGTAGTGCCATCTGGTGGACATAACCAGAAAAAAGCAGATGTACCACAGAATTGTCATTTTCAAAAAAAACTAACTGGTTCCTCATAAATTATCATTTTGAACTTCTTTTGTCATAAGATATTTAACTAAACTACAATGAATTCAATGATAATTAACTGACTATATTTGGGTTTTGGACATTTGATAGAATTAAACAAGCGCTGTGAGTTTTCTGACCTTTTACAGAATAGAGGGAATAATCAGAAGAAACCCAGACGGATTATTTTATGATATAAATACACGTAAGAACTATTCAATACGCAGACTCGATCAACATTCCACTTCCTGTGAGAGCTTACATGTTTCCTCACATGAGAACTGCAGATCAGACCAAAGTCAGTGCACTGAGCTAATCCTATTAAACAGCCACTGCCCCCTAATTACACTACGCAACAAATGAGCTTCCTACGCTGCGTAACGTGTCGTGCGTGAAACGATCTGTGGAGAGCAGCACATCACATGGAGCCAGATCACAGGACCCAGTGAGTCATCAGCACCAGAAGGAAGATTCCTCACCGTTATGTCCGCACGTGGCTCATCCTGTCAGACAATCTGTGGAGAGACAACCAGAGAGAGCATTAAAGTTTGCTCCCACTCACAGGCTCAGCTCCCAGCAAGTGACTGATGAGGATTTAAAGTGTGAATATAATCCTGTGACACACACGGAGACTCGCTGCGATCACTCCACCTCCGCCCCACAATAAAGCTCGGAGAGGTCGGTGGGGAATCTTAGGGAGCAGGTTTAaatgaggggaaggaggagctttgaggggagggggggggggggggacacaggaTCAGAGCCTCCGCCACAGTTGAGATAATATGACGGAGCACCCGTCCATCACTTGCTGTACTGGTATCAGTCTGAGATACACTGGGACCAGCCAGAGACACAATGTGAGGCAAAAGAGTCTAAGATGCtatctccatgttagtggatgggacaaggACCAAGTCAATTGTTTGTTCACTTTTCTGACAAGTTTGGTTGtgtttagttatttgatgctatacaaattaaacgtcatgattgacagctgacactcacttgtgattggctgagtgCGTCTATCGGTTGTTGTGACAATTAACAAGCATTATTGATTAATAAATGGTTTCTGAAATTTTTTAAGCACAAATACTATAACATAGATTAATATATGCTGGGTCTAGCTTTTAAACTAATGGTTGGACCAAACCACCAGTTAAAGATGTCACACTGGGCTCGGAGAAAAAGTAAACTAtaattatcttttgttttttgaggTGTACTAGGTAAAACAAGTATTTTGAATTCCAGCACCCAACCAATTCTATAAAGTACCTCAAGTCCTGCAGAAGCACTGTCACGTTACATGAATTCTGCAAACTCCATCTAAGCTTTACATTGttaatttattatttcactTCAAGCTGGGAACTGTACAGCTATTATGAAAAAGACGTTGGACAGAACGTTACACACACAGttccatcacttcctgtcttcatCCATCTGTACATTACACAACAGGAGGTTTGGTGCAGTCCGCAGCCAATTAGGCCTAAACTGAGCAAATCTGCAGCTTGTTAGATGAAGTTAGGTTTAAGTGAGGAGTTGAACTCTGCTGTGGACTCAAGGGAATCTATTTAAATGTAGGATCTGGATAAATGTCCACTTTGGCCTGGGAAACAATGACTGTGGAGCGGtcactttaacatttaaaagagaaaatctaAGAAGCAGAGTTGAAGCATGAGCTGagaaccccccccaccacacacacacacacacacacacacaccacacacacgaGTCATATGCTTCAttcaacagaggaggaggaggagactgtaaaaagtttacAACTCAACACACGATTACACTAAACTGAAAAATACTATAACTTTATATCTTCTAAACGAAGATGATGATTTCAGGAGACTCAGATTGAGTGTGAGGCTCATTTATCATCAATGGAGTCTATTCATAACTCCAACAACTCAAAGGAACTACAACTCAAACTGAAGTTTACTTCCACATAAAGACACAGATCCGAGTAGCTTTGGTATTTGtgacagaaatgtttttcttatttcgAGATCCATTTCCGGACGAGCAGCCAAACCAGTGCGCAGATCATGTTCTGATCACAATTTAAGTTAGTTTgaggaaagagcagcagggagcaaGATGGCGGAAATACATCATCTAATTGTTTATCAGAAAAAAAGTAGCACGCGTTGTCACTTACATGCTCCTGCGGTGGATCCTGTGCGTATCAAAGTTTGTGCGTAACGGAATGCGTAAAGACACGACGCGGCGAGTTGCTTGTCCGATAAAGGGCGCGCTTAACAGTTACACACTCACTACGCATTCCCCCCTCCAATATAGGATGAAAGTTTCAGCTACTTGAGGAACCAACCTGTGAGCACGGTGGAGCCTCCTCTTCCATGCCGGCCGGGTGCAGCTGTCAGCCGGGGACGCGGAGCTGCGGTGGTGGCCCCCGCTGCTCTGTGGCCCCGCGCAGCCGCCGGTGACGCTCATATGACCCGGGAGTGTCCCGCCTCCTCTCATCATGCGCTCTCCTGCATGTGTCCGCGATGCATCGTGCTTCTGTCATCcgtttagaaaaaaagagagttGACTCTTTGTCCTTTATTCTGCTGCTCATCAAGGAAACAAACCTTTATATCGAGTTTAAATCTGGACGAGGATCAGTGGGTTGAACTAAAAGGCTCTAAATGAATTTCAGGGGTCAACAGACGACTGCACAGTGAAGAAATGAAATTACTCAGCATACTATGATTTctaaataaagcaacaaagACTATTTACTGGGTTGATAAGAGTAACAAAGTACTACATCCACCATGTCCCTGGTTCCCACACctcagtgtccttgggcaagacgctACAAACCTAAATGTCTCTGCAGCATTTATAAGTGAATAATGAAAGTGATGCCAATGTGAACTTTGAGCGGAAGATAAgagaataaatatatgaatcCAGTCATTTTACATTTAGAAACTCATTTGTAAAACGATTGTTGAGGGCGGGTGACATTTCACGTCTATGGAATCTACTGTGATACATCTTAGGGTTTAGAACTCAAAatggtttatatttaaaaccTCTTACCATGTGTCAAACTGCATGAACATCTACTTGAGTCATTAGCAGCTCCATCTTCTTACCTCCACCTAcgttatctctctctctctctctgtcagtgtgaggtggaggagggtggaggcagcagcactgacacacCGCTGTGACTGAAGGGGTGAAATccttcacacaacacaacaaccagaAGAAAGATAGGGAGGATCTGAGAggagacacaacacagagaaacgCCACAACGCTGCagataccacacacacacagacacacacattcctacTGTATCTCAGTGACGAGGGGGCTGCATCACCCATATCAGAACACATGCAACTAATcaggagagcgggggggggggggggggaagggggggggggaaggttCACTACTGTTaacaaaaagagacattttctgaaaCTCCAGGGCCTCGGCCTCACAGGGCCCAtcgctgtgatgtcacactgacGTGTCAGCGAGGCTCAGCGCCACGTCGACTGCCTCCACACACAGCAGGACCACGGGTATCAAACCCCCGAGGCCGTGGCTCAGAGGGGCAGATTACTGACTCACATGCTCCTTCTCTACGGTCACATGGCTCATCCGCACAATCCAGTTTTCTCCAAATGAATAGGATATTGTCGGCAGAAGAATTTACCCAGCATGCACAGCTAGAGTGGCTTACACATCAGTGCAACAGGATCCTGTTCTTTCTCCCACAGATCAATGAACGCTGGCATTAGCGAGGGAGAAAGGTGACATGTGGAAGACAGGAGAAGTAAATGAGACACGCTGACGGACAAATAGAGCGagtggaggaaacaggaaatgattcagcgagaagaagaagaagaagaagaagaagaagaaaaagaagaagaagtagaagaagaagaagaagaagaagaagaggacgagaTCTGCCTTGTGAAAAGTTGTGGTTTCAAATCTGCGGCTCCAATAAACACCGACTTGGCTCTTACACCTCCAGTTGAAGGTTTTCACCGTTTCTGCCgtgcaaagaaatacaaaaaaattttTTTCTATATGCTGCATCACGCAAGGATGCTTCACAACTTgtgtttcaaagtgaaaaagaaaatacttgtTTTAAGCAAGATGATGATTTATCAGTTCAGTAGTATTTGTGTAATCATCCTAACAAACATCAGGAGATGAAACTCAGCCTCCTTCGTGGATCCAAACATCGTGACTTGGATTCAGAGACAGACCCAGCCGCTGTGGTACCACTGCTGCCCACACGCACTGCAGGTCACAAAGGTCATCGCATCCTCGTCGGCGCCGCCACGCCTCACCCACGCAGGCAGGAACAGGGCGCCCCTGGACACCTGCGTCACACTGCAGGCCGACCCCCCGCACCGTTTGCAGCGGATCTTCTGCGTCTGCGTCCCCTCCACCCCCTGAGGCAGCTGCCTCTCGCTCACACCCCGAGACGAGTACTCCTCCCTGAGCTGCCGCAGCTCCTCGCTCGCCATCTCCTTCGCCGACATGCGGGCGAAGGCCTCGGGCGTCAGGGAGCCGCTCAGGAGGCCCCGGCGTAGGTGGCTGTTCTTAGGATTCCTCAGGTTGGCTACCTTGCTCCTCACGCAGGTTTTGTATTTGACCTCGCTGTGTCTGTGGAGCTCGTGGACGTGACGCTCGATGTCTCCGGCCAGCCGTGAGGCCTGGTCCTGATCCGGAGGCTCGGGGTGGAGGGCGGCGAGGAGCAGCTGAGCACATTTCTCTctcactgatgatgatgaagaggaagtggGAGTCTGGAGGTTGTGTTGTTCCACTGTGGTTGACTCTTCTTGCTCTTCCTCAGCCTTCACACTCCCTCCACCGTCACCTGCCTGTGCTGGTCCACAGGGGggttcctcctcctgcctggacccccctccatcctcctcctccctggacccccctccatcctcctcgcTCTCCCCTCCACATTTCACTTTGCTGTATTGCCTCTTCCACTTGGACAACAGGCTCTTGACCTTCCTCCTCACGCGGTTGTCCGAGCAGGTCCTCAGCAGCCTGTAGAGAACCCTGACGATGTCTGTGACCTCCAGCTGCTCGGCGGTGACCTGCGACTCCTCGAGGTCACCGAGGAGGATCCAGATGTTCCCGTAGCTTCTGTCCGAGGTCAGTTTCTCGATCTGCAGCGCACAGTGAACCACTCCTTTGACTTCCATGGCGTCTGGGGAGATTAAACAGTTAAGATCCTGAATGCAAAAGATTAAGATGCTTAAATTTAATGTGGAGGCCTTTACCACAGATGCAAAAGCAATTTGCTCCATTATGCAGTTTGAACTTATTGAA from Platichthys flesus chromosome 22, fPlaFle2.1, whole genome shotgun sequence includes these protein-coding regions:
- the LOC133933679 gene encoding transcription elongation factor A N-terminal and central domain-containing protein produces the protein MEVKGVVHCALQIEKLTSDRSYGNIWILLGDLEESQVTAEQLEVTDIVRVLYRLLRTCSDNRVRRKVKSLLSKWKRQYSKVKCGGESEEDGGGSREEEDGGGSRQEEEPPCGPAQAGDGGGSVKAEEEQEESTTVEQHNLQTPTSSSSSSVREKCAQLLLAALHPEPPDQDQASRLAGDIERHVHELHRHSEVKYKTCVRSKVANLRNPKNSHLRRGLLSGSLTPEAFARMSAKEMASEELRQLREEYSSRGVSERQLPQGVEGTQTQKIRCKRCGGSACSVTQVSRGALFLPAWVRRGGADEDAMTFVTCSACGQQWYHSGWVCL
- the LOC133933678 gene encoding neuronal membrane glycoprotein M6-b-like, producing the protein MDGTKPAMESNADETPEEGQESKGCFECCIKCLGGVPYASLVATILCFSGVALFCGCGHVALTGTLTMLENHFSTVTTDHATLALVIQIFQYIIYGVASFFFVYAILLLAEGFYTTSAIKKELQSDFKTSACGRCITAFFLFLTYILFLAFLAIFGFTAIPVFLFFNMWSTCAAMRSPDANITVPDSICVDVRQYGIIPWNASPGKACGATLGDICNTSEFYLSYHLYIVALAGAGATVIALVHYLMILAANWAYLKSAVSTHEYQDIKTKDDADLEAEARSKEGQNSSSYS
- the LOC133933680 gene encoding ras-related protein Rab-9A-like, with the protein product MTSKSTFLKVILLGDGGVGKSSLMNRYVTNKFDSHLFHTIGVEFLNKELEVDGHSVTLQIWDTAGQERFRSLRTPFYRGSDCCLLTFSIDDRQSFRNLANWKKEFTYYADVKDPDNFPFVVLGNKVDVLERQVSGEDARRWCGENGGHPYFETCAKDATNVAPAFEEAIRGILALDDRADDLIHSNTVDLQRKSRPNPSCC